CTCCATGCCCGAGGTCTCGCGCTACATTGGCAAGCCCGCCAAGGAAGGGCTCTTCGCTGTCGCAAAGCGGATCAAGGCCACCGGCGTGAAGTTTGACGCCGCCGTACTCTGCACCAACTCCACCCGCAGCACGCTGGAGATCTGGCTGGCGGGCATCCCGCGCCGCGTGGGCTACAAGGGCTCTCTGCGCAGCAAGCTGCTCAATCAGATTATCAAGGAGCCGAAAAACAAGACGGGCATCGAGCACCACGCACACCGCTACATGCGCATCGCCCAGGGCATCGGCGCAGACATCGAGCAGCCTGGCTTATGGGATGCCGGTACGCCGCCTGTTTCCACCGATGGCACTCTACGCGTCGGCGTGTGTGCCGGGGCGGAGTATGGTCCTGCCAAGCGCTGGCCGCTGGAGCGCTTTGCCGCCGTGGTGAATCAGATCTCCGCGCAGCATGCGCAGTTCCGCTGGGAGCTGTTTGGCGCGCCGGGAGAAAAGGAGATGGGGGAAAAGCTCTCCGCCATGCTGCAGGCGCCGCATGAAAACCTGGTGGGCAAAACGCGCCTTTCAGAGCTCATCGCCCGACTGCGCCAGTGCCAGCTCCTGCTGACCAATGACACCGGCACCATGCATCTGGCTGCCGCGCTGGGCATCCCCACGGTCAGCATCTTCGGTTCCACCTGCCCCATCGCCACCGGCCCGCTGGGAGAGAGGCACACCGTGGTGCAGCACAAGGTGCCCTGCAGCCCCTGCTTTGAGCGCGAGTGCCCCTTTGGCCACTACGACTGCATGACGAAGGTCACGCCCGATGAGGTGGCGCAGGCGGTGCTGAAGGCGTGTGGGGTGGGGAAAATGACGAATGAGTAAATCTGAATGACGAAGGAATGTCGAAGCACCAATGACGAAATAGGCTTTCAAAAGTGCGCAGGACTGCTGCATTGAACTCGACTGAAGCGCCGATACTCACAATTGTGTGCTCCCACTTTGGGGCTTCTGCATTCGGTATTATTTCGGCATTCGGATTTACTCATTCGTCATTCCAACCTCACCTGCGCGGGCAGTGCTGCCGCAACAGAAAGAACGGCACGAAATCAGCCCGGTTAGCGCAGGTGCCATTACGGCTCCGCCACCGGATCCCGGCCCACGAAGATGCCTAGTACGGCACCGCCGATGACCCAGGCGATCACGTGATCGGCGATGTTCACCACGGTGTCGCGGCCGGGGTTTTCAAACCAGATCCACATGGGCAGGTCGGCCACCAGTCCGGCAAAGAGTCCCGCCGCCGCCACGTAGGCGATGCGCGCCGGGTAGAACAAGGCCACCTGGGAAAGCAGCGCGGCGATCAGGAAGGCACAGACCAGCGTGCGGATGAAGCTCAGCACCATGTTGGTGCCCATGCTGATCTCCGTTTTGCCGGGACGCACCACAGCATACATGTAGGGACCGTCTGCCAGGGCCTTGGCCTGAGCTGCTTCAAACGCTTTCTTCTCCTCGGCGGTGGCGACTTTGGGTGCCTGGCCCATGGAGGGCAGCAGGTACGTGCCATGACCGGCGGTGACGTTGGCCTTGATCACCTCCGCCACGGCGGATTCATCACGGAAAGAGCGGAATCCATTCGTGTGCCAGCCGATGACGGTCCACGACAGCGCCTCCCAGCTGAAGACGGCCAGCGCAGCAAGAACGGCTCCGAGAATGAGTTTGCCCATGGGTGGTAATAATGGCTCAGGCTGGAAGGGCAAGCAGGCAATCTGCCAAAACTGTCACGATGACGCCACAGAGGTGTGGCGTCTGTTTCAGCATACGGGCGTCAGCAGAGGCTGGCCGCTGAAATGGGCGGCCAGATTTTCCACCACCAGCCGGGCCATGGCAGCGCGCGTTTCGTGCGTGCCGCTGCCCAGATGCGGGAGGAGCACGGCATTGGCACACTGCAGCAGCGCCTCAGGCACCTGCGGCTCGTTCTCAAACACATCCAGGCCCGCACCACGGATGGTGCCGTTTTGCAGCGCAGAGATCAGTGCCCCTTCATCCACTACAGAGCCGCGGGCGATGTTGATCAGCGTGCCCTTGCTGCCCAGCGCGGCCAGCACTTCGGCATTGATGAGGTGTTTGGTCGCTGCACCGCCCGGGCAGGCCACCACCAGGTAGTCCACGGCACGCGCCAGCTCTGTCAGCGAGGCGTGATATTCCCAGCCCACATCCTGCTGCGTGCGGCCGTGGTAGGCGATGCGCATGCCATGAGCCTCCAACCTGCGTGCGATCGCCTTGCCGATGCGCCCCAGACCCACGATGCCTGCCAGCTTGCCATGCAGGGCGTGAGCCAGCGGAAAGGCCCCCTTCAGCCACGAGCCCGCGTGCAGAAAGCGGTTCGCCGCGATAAGCTGGCGGCTCGTCATCAAAACCAGCGCGCTGGCCGTGTCTGCCACATCCTCGGTCAGCACATCGGGGGTGTTCGTCACGCGGATGCCGTGCGCCTTGCACCAGTCCACTGGCACGCCGTCATAGCCCACGCCAAAGACGCTCATGATCTCCAGCCTCGGCAGCTGCTCCAGCAGCGGCACGGGGGCGACGCTGCCACCAGCCATTACAATGGCGCGGATCTCTCCGCCCACCTGCGCCAGCAGCGCGGCTTTGTCTGCGGCATGGAAGTAGTCATGACACACATGCGCGGCCAGCAGCGGCTGCATGAGGAAGTCTGGCAAAGGAGCAAGAATGAGGGCGGGGGTCTTTTCCATGAAGGCGATCACCATCCTGCGACTGCATCGCCTGACAAGCGGCGATTCAGCCCTCGCGGTTGCGCATCATGTCCGCCACCTGGGCAAAGAACAGGCCGATGGTCTGCGCCTCGGCGGCAGGTACGACCACCTCCTGCATCGCTTCTGTCATGAGCTTCATCCAGCGGTCGCGCTCCGCCTCGCCGATGGGGAAAGGCATGTGCCTGCCGCGCAGGCGCGGATGGCCGCGCTCCTGGATGTAGGTCTGCGGCCCGCCGAAACGGTACACGATGAAATCGGCCAGCCGCTTCTCCGCATTCTCCCAGTCATCTGCCGGGTACATCACGCCGATGAGGTCATCCACCCGCACACGGCGGTAAAAGGCCGTCACCATGTCGCGCAGGGTCTTTTCGCCCACCCGGGCGCAGAGAGTCGAGAGTTCATCCATGCAGGCAGAGTAGAGATGGCGGCCAGGAAACGCAAAAAGGATCAAAAACCGAAACCTTCCAAATCCCGCTCTTTTTTGTGCTCTTGCGTTTCTATGAGGCCATCAATTACCGCTTTCTTGGAATTCAGCCGAAAGTTTCGTCTCCCACAGGACGGATGATTGACTCAATACCCCGACTCGTTCGTATTCTT
Above is a window of Prosthecobacter vanneervenii DNA encoding:
- a CDS encoding 2-hydroxyacid dehydrogenase, producing MEKTPALILAPLPDFLMQPLLAAHVCHDYFHAADKAALLAQVGGEIRAIVMAGGSVAPVPLLEQLPRLEIMSVFGVGYDGVPVDWCKAHGIRVTNTPDVLTEDVADTASALVLMTSRQLIAANRFLHAGSWLKGAFPLAHALHGKLAGIVGLGRIGKAIARRLEAHGMRIAYHGRTQQDVGWEYHASLTELARAVDYLVVACPGGAATKHLINAEVLAALGSKGTLINIARGSVVDEGALISALQNGTIRGAGLDVFENEPQVPEALLQCANAVLLPHLGSGTHETRAAMARLVVENLAAHFSGQPLLTPVC
- a CDS encoding globin domain-containing protein, with amino-acid sequence MDELSTLCARVGEKTLRDMVTAFYRRVRVDDLIGVMYPADDWENAEKRLADFIVYRFGGPQTYIQERGHPRLRGRHMPFPIGEAERDRWMKLMTEAMQEVVVPAAEAQTIGLFFAQVADMMRNREG